The sequence AGATGGGAgataagttggaccttaaaagaaTCAAGCATCGATCACCATATAAGGTGTCATGGTTGCAAAAAGGTCATCAATTGTTGGTAACTGAGCAGGCTTATTGATGCAGAGGCTTGGGTTCATGACTCAACAACTTGGAAACATTTCAATGCCCTTCACCAAACTCAACACAAGGCTTGTATCACAGATCTTCAAGCATCCCAACATCTCAAATACATAAGGACTCATCAAGAATCACATCCTAAACAACAACCATATCATACTTCACAAACTCAAAACTCCCCTTCATAATGACTCCTTGCCTTATGGCTACAAATGACAATTATTGTTTCTACTGTTCACTAGACCCCCGTAACTTCAAAGACTTCTTGTAGCAATTCAATACAACATCATTGCACCCTTGATAACCTTCAAGAATTAGAGAACTATCAACCATCATATCTTATACAGAATCAAATACTAACACACCCTTAGAAACCCTCACAAACATTAATTCCACACACTTCCTATTCTAGCAACGACAAGAGCCTATACAgaaaaatgacagtttttgagaATGAGCCTATTTGACCCCTCAAAAGGCCTTACTAGTTTTTCTGATAAAAAGAAAGTTTTGTTGTAACATCATTAGCCTTCCTCTCAAACAAGTTTCAAGTCCGTACTCGACCATACATAGTTGTACTAACACATTTTCTAACTGCAAATTctgaataatattttttgaataggctgctttcacaaaaatgatcataACGTACTCATTTCTCCATGAAAATCGATgaaacttgaagaaaattaaagtTAGTTCATGTAGCCAACAAATTCAAGTGGTTTCATACCAATACCAAGTCGTATATGTCCATACAAGTTGCTACAATGTGACTGTTTCTGCCTTTACCAGTCTGATTTTCACTATGAACTATAACAAACAGTCTTTAACAACTTTTGCAAAATTGATCATGAAGCCAATCGCTCCAGTGAGATTGTAGATTGCCTAGTTAAAGAACTTTTCTCCAATTTATAGCCATATCCAAcagttaaaacaaaagttatgaggGTTTTACgaaaatgggtaacccttggcagggttttgacagtGTTCACCAAATTTGATATTACTTTGCCAAGAcacaatgaaattaaatgaaaccaagaCCAAAATGCAGAAAATTCATTCTCCTAACATGTCCAACAGGTTTCCCAAACAAATGAATGAGATTTAAGAATAAAAAATGCAATGGATAAGACTGTAACATCAGGGAAGGATAGTGTAAATACAGAAAATCTTCAAATTTTATTAATCTCTTCCCTCAATACACACCAACCAACAATGATTCGACCTCCCTTACTCACATATATAATAACTACATCAAAACCAACCCCCAAACCGACTCTAACTACCTTTAAACTGATTTGACCATTCGTTAcatcttttttttcaaattttgcaattttgcattgTGACAACTTTCCAACTTCTGTCAAACTTGACAACATGACTCCAAACCTTGTCCTATTCACTCCAAATCATCTAATTACTCTCTAGACATGcttaaatgaccttattacatcatctCAACCCATATTGGGCATTTTTACATGCTTTCACCAACTTTGACCTTGTCAAGACCTTATAGGTCACCAAGAGCATAATGGCTTTAATAGTCTTACAAAATGATTTGAATCGACTCCAAATGGTCCTTATGACCTTACATAACCTTGATTGGCCCACACCAAAGAGTGTAATGGAGGTAACGATTTTTCATGGATTGGCAagtttttatagaaaatttataaGAAATTTCAGTCATGTTGTTGCTCCTATCCTTGAGACTATTAAGGGGAATAAGAGATATTTTGAATGGACTAAGAAGGCTGAAGAAAGTTTTAAATTTCTTAAACAAAAGGTAAGTGAGCAGCCCATTCTTGCTTTGCCTGATTTTGACATAGTGTTTcaagtggagtgtgatgcaagtggattgGCTATTGGGGCAGTCCTCAGTCAAGAAGGTAAAATTGTAGCATACTTTAGTGAGAAACTAAATGAGGCTAAAAGGAAGTATTCTTCTTATGTTTTGGAATTTTATGCCTCGGTTCAGACATTAtaaaaatggagacattatttgctaCCCAAGGAATCCATTGTGTATACGGATAATCATGCTCTACAGTTTAAAAACAGCCAACACGAGTTGAATCACAGACATGCCAAGTGGGTTGAGTATCTCCAAAGTTTTAACTTTGTTTAGAAACATAAAAGTGGGCAAATGAATAAACttgctgatgctttgagtaggaagAATATGTTGCTTTGTGAAATACAAACTAACAGCGTGGGTTTTGAAAGTTTGAAAGAGTTGTATGCAGAGGATGCAGATTTTAAAAAAGCATTTGAAGCTTGCAGTGATCCTATTGTGAGGAATAGAGAGCCACGAGTGGACTTTATGATTCAAGAAGGTTTGTTGTTCAAGGGAAATAAGTTATGCATTCCTAAAGGATCCATGAGAGACAATTTGttaaaggaaaaacattgtggtagTCTTGTTGGTCACTTTGGACAAGATAAGACCTATCTGCAGTTGAACACTCATTATTAGTGGCCAAAGATGCAAGCAGATGTGAGAAGATAAGTGGAAAGGTGCAGCATTTGTCAACATGCCAAAGGGAGAAGCCAAAATGTTGGGCTATATCAGCCACTTCCAGTTCCAACTCAGCCTTGGGACTCagtgagtatggattttgtattGGGTTTGCCTCGCACTCAAAGGGGCAATGATTCtctaatgtccccaattttagcctttAGGCTAATAGGCAttataaggagaaattaattaaattaatttcttataaagtcattaaaatgaattatttattaaaaagtgactttatatttaattaatttaattataagtgactaaagcataaaaataaaatattaattaatagtcacttaattaaaaataaatatattgtacCTACCCCCTTCTAGAAGGTGTCTCATGACAAGTTATGAAAAAGGTTAAATAGAAGAGGGTAAGAGAAGGAAGGCAAACTTGGATTTTGAGATTGGAGAATTAAAAGGATTTTGTAGAACCTAAAGGGTGTCTGCAGACTTAGGATCCTTCAGAACGTCAACTCCCATTGATCGCATAACTGAGGGGGTGAAAGATCCTCTGAAGGGTTGCTTTATGAGTGAGGAGCATTCAGCTTTTCACATTGAGCTTATCAAGGTTTCATATCAGATTTTGAGGTAGTTGCTTCAGACTTATCAGATTTCTACGATTTTGCTAATGACAATGGTGAATGTATCTCCATGGTGATTTGAAGATAGCAATCTCTCCTAGAGAAGGAAGCGATATGATTTGTTGTTCTTGGACGGCAAATCGAAGTATATTGTTGATGGTTGTCATATTGTTTGCAGACTGAACCATCCACGATTTTGTTCATACACCATCCAATGTGCATCGATTTTGATATTGGAAGCTACCGATTTCATTGGGAGAACAAGGCGATCTAATTGTTATAAGTTTTGGTGATAGATATCGGCTACATAAGAGATCTGATCAAAACAGTTTGGTGGCACATAAACACTCGATTTGGGTTGACACTTCATGGTTCGGCCTTGAGATATCTTGTTAGTAAGGCGCCCTCTTCAGGAGAGAAGACCGACCAGTTTGGAGGTGAATTGGACCACTTGCATGCAGTCTAcctgttatcacttgaacctgcacccctgtttgctaagctatcaactcagcaggcttgtgacacatgggaaccctcctaggcctgtgggttgcctaaaaattggagtgaacctccagagtaagctggttcttttcaaattttgcacctaaactaacaatttcttcagggaaaagagtaaggaggagaaCATGTAAAACTGAAATCTAAATCtaaggtgattgcaccagatgATATTTTGAAATCCAACTAAGCAAAAGATACACAGTATAACAGTGATAATAAAACTCTTTTACACTAACCAACAACCCATGATCCTTGCATCAATGCTTCATAAGaaggctggataatcacagtcctaagaggaAAAAACTCCTTTCACAACCTAAGACTGATAATTACTAaaaaacacagcttatgacctgcaagAACATATGTATTTCTATATAAGGCATCAACAGAAAGTGcaattttaaggggggcaaaaAGCCAACCACAAAGAACTGACTAACACTAAAGACACAATAACAGAAAAGATGAGAAGTAGAGATGTATGCCAAGCTATTATAGCTGCCAAAAAGGTATCACCAAGCTCTGTAattcctgaaaatgtgttacaaaaacatCCCTTCCTGCAGAGAGAACTCAAAAATTACATTCTGCTAAAAGATGAATGAATCAGAACCCTAACCAAAATGAAGGCTTCTAGTATATATGCTTTTTTTTCAAAGCAAAAAAGACTCCACCTCCTCATTTTAGGTCGAGCAAACTCAAAAAACCTACTTTTTGGGCCCCAAACATATCTGAAAAGGAATGTACTTGAGCCAAAAAGTCAAGCCACCCATTCTGCAACCATAAAACCCCATAAATGCATCATAAATGACCCTGAAATATCTCTGACAAGCCTGCAAGCCCTCATAATTGCAAAAAATATCTTTCCCTGACCTCCAAACAAATATCTgataaagtgattttaaaaattatcaTTATCTAATTAgacatttgtttgattttattttatttatatttaaagtaaaggctttaataatataaaaacaatagaattattttatttaaagtgataaataaaaataaatcactttaataagataattttattatttctatttattaaataataaaatgtaataaaaaaatatatttaattaaagtgTTTTAATGTACACTTTAGtaaataatttcttttattatatttcattacatttttaccataaatataaaataaaatgaaattaaaacatatgtttaattaggcaatgattttttatttttttttaaaactttaaaaagcATTTGTTTACATCTATTGGAAGGCATATTTCCTAAGTGATTTAAAATCACTTAATAGGATATGTggaaataaaaggaaaaagtgaTATGAAATCACTTAGGAAGCAATGTGAGTTACATATTTTTAAAGTGATTTATAAAATCACTTAGAAGCATATGGCGATAGCTCACCATGTGGCCTCTTACATTCTACGTGGCATAGAAGGGGGAAGAATAAAATGTAAAGGAGACATAGGCAATTTCGAAGACATTTTAGGGGAAACATAACCCTAAACTCTCATTTGCCTCCTCACTTTTGTATTCGACTTTCTGGAATCTTCATTTGGAAACTGGGCGCCGCTAGGGTTTGAACTGGGCATGGAAGGAGAGAAAAAAAATCAGTCATTTTCTGGTGCTGGGCGCCGCTATGAGTGCTGGGCCTATGGGCGTTCGAAGCTTGATCTCCCTTCTGCTGTATTTGATAAATTCCGGGCTTACTTAGGGAGCCGCCGTGGAGATTTTTCTTGTGTTTCTGTGCATTTCCTGGGCGTTCGATATCCATCCCTACTGCTGGGCGCGACCTTTTTTCTTATACCTTTCTCTCTGCTTACAGGTTCGCTACCTTTTACCAAGTCTGGAAAGAATGTTTGTATCTTATGAGTTATTGCATTCCTTCCATAATTTGATCTGAAATCTCTAAACACGTTTTAAAATCAGTCCTTTCAATAATAGCTTCTATAATCGTTCTGATTGTCTCAGTATGAATTAGGTTCTGAAACCCTTCAATCAGTTCCCAGAATTGCAGCAATGCAGCTCTTGCATTAGTTCTAATTTTCAACTCCTTACGGTTGATACCATCAGTACGAATAAATTTCAAAGCACTTGAAAGTGTCAAATTTCTATCAAATGCCCAACGCTTGAGTGCAGCCAATGTCTGTTCTCCAATGCCTCCTTGTGTGAGTAGAATGGTACAGACCCAATAACTGCATGAGGAATTTGCTTGCTTGTAAGAGAGGATTGAAACAAAAATGACTGAGCATGGGTACGATATAATATCACACAGCTGCTTAGTTTGGCTAATTTTTTTTTGGGACAAGTTTATGTATCTGAACTGCAACAAAATCTGCTTCTTCAACAACATTGGAAAACTCCTCAACACAAATAGGTTCCCCTGCTGGTTTCACTGGGAGAAGATTTAGTGCCTTTGTGGATCCAACTTACCGGTTATAGGAAATATTTTTCAACATCATAGAAGCAACCTTTAAAATGTTCCTTGACGAACGATAATTCCTCATAAGCTTGAAAGTGGTGATGTTAGGAAAGTCTTGTTCTAGTGTATACTGCATATGAGCCGCATTTGCTCCACGCCATGCATATATAGCCAATTTTTTATTCTGCATTGCAATCTTTTCAGTTTTGGTATCTTGCCTCTTTCTCATTTCAGAAACTGTAGCTTGTTTGGCATGATCTCAGCCAATGAATGCTTTACATAAGCAAGTTGATCTGAAAAACTCTTATTTGCAGCATCTGCTTCATCTTTCATCCAACCATGCTGTTCTATTTTACCTGGTTCAGAAGTTAAAAGACCACTGTCTAATAAGTCTGGTGATCCCACACTGAGATGACTCATGAAATTCTCCCCACAATCAAAAGCACAAGTTTGAATGCAGCCTGAATAAATTGTAGGATATCTGTAAACACATTCAACATTCACCTCCACCTTAGGCAAAGGACTTGTGTTTACCCCAGTTGACCTGTTTGTAAATGGAATCAGACCCAATGACGCTGAAGATTCAGACTGACTATCAGCATACTGAAGTGCTGAAGCAGGTGGTAGCATATTTTTCTCATGAAAATTATTTATGCTAGAAGTCCTCACTGCAACCATTGCTTCTCCAAACAGTTCTTGACCAGCAATTTCAGATGGTTCCCTCTCAGTTTTTGATTCAACTTGATAAATATTAGAGTTCAAGGTAGATATTTCATGCAGAGTTGCTAACATGTTATTAGACTGATCTTGCACTACAGTAGAAGTGCCAGGCATCTGCAAATGTTGCTCCATAACTCCAAGGTTGTTGTTTCTTATGCCCAAACCAGTGAACGATGCACATTGATTATCGGCTAAGGACTTATTTGTTCCCAGCATTCCTTGAAAAGGACTTATTGtttccaatggtaaaatccccgTTTCTTCCATTTTAGTTCCCATCTCAATGGTAACAGAACAACTAAAGCTGTTTATATTCTCATGCTTTTGCTGCAATTCAAAGTGTTGATTTGATATTTCTATTGAAGGACTGGATGTGTTTTGAGAAGACACTAAACCAGGTTTAGCCTGAATCTTCTTATCCAATTCACTTATACTACAATAATCACCAAATCCATCAAGAACGTTGGGATCTTGAGTTTTCAAATTAGGTTTATTGAGATGAGCTTGAAGCATCATCTCAAAATCTGATTCTACACCTAgagcatgaaacataagcacaactGGAACTGTAATTGCAAAGAAATAAGCAGAAATCACTTTTCTTCCTGCACACCATTTGTCGTCTTTTGATGTCTTGAGGACTTTGACAATAACTTTATTCTTGTTCATGAAAAATCCGCTTGTGCAAGGTGTGTAAATTGCCATCCAGATTGGACTATTTGATATCCAAAGTCGACTTGTGCACCGTTCTTCTTTCTTCATTGTAATGATTCCTTGACCCCATCCTCTGATAACTTCACTGCTGTGTGCATCTCTGAATGATTGTTTGGACTGAAAATGGTGAAAAACAAACATTAAAAACCCTCCTTTTGTCATCTGCCATTTAATGTTGTGCATTAAAATATGTATTTTATGAAAACTGTAGCTGCATACTTCTGCAAAACACTCTTAAATCTGAATATCATTTGCAAGGACGTAGCTGTCTTGAAATTGTTGAAATGTCTGAACAATAACGCCTTCTCCAGTTtatcatataaaaaaaaaaatttaggcttgatGCATAAAATGTCCTCTTATTGATCATTTGTAGATATTTGCACCTCTTGTTCACGTTCTTTAAAAAAAGAAAGTCTTATCATGCTTATTGGCTGATAATGTGATTGCATACTTGCGTTTTGTTACTCTTTTTCCTTTTATCACCAGCTCTGATATAATTTGATTGTATGAGACCTTGCCATCGTTTCACATGAgctaggctcaacccttgtggaAGCCTCATTCTTCTCCACTCATTTTTGTGAATTTTATGACCAGCAAGCTGTCCCTTTTCCTAATCCTGCACATGACACAAACCTGTTAGcaaaatatgcatatgtatggtgaTTTTCCTTTGATCTGATATTTGCCTTTCGCGATCCCTTTGTGATGCGAGTTATATGCATCTTATGCATGtagggatcatatatatatatgcatgcattagTACACATGTTAGAAATGTAGTCagccattgcttagaacaaaatgttctaacgTATTGCATGTTTCAACTCTTTTGCAGATATCGGAAGAAAAGCAGATACGGACCAGGGTGAAGCAGCAAGACAAAGGCAACGTCGAGCCTACTTCGACtgttccagtcattcaggcaatgactggttccattctTAACATGCCTTCTTCATTTCCTGTACTTGTGCATACATATCTGTATATCTCTTTTCTGCACTTGATGCATGTAGCTAGTCTCACAGCTCATTGTGTGGGACGCATgtttgaatatgaataaaatactGCTCCTTTTGATGAGATGTCTCTCTCTTTTGTTGTTACAGACTAGAAGTATTTAAAAATACCATCTTTAGCTCACTCCTTAGTGCAGTTGGAAACACAAAAATAGAGAATTAGTACATACTTGCTTCTTTTGTAAAAACTAGCATCTCTTTAACCTATTTTTCAGCTAgaagcgaaaaataggtaacacTACCCATAGTTTTAAAAATCGCCGACTcgcctcggactcgccacggactcgcgagtccttaTGCGCCGCGAGTCGACTCGCccaggactcgcgaggcgagtccaggcgagtccttgcgaaagactcgcgagtctttcgcaaagattcgcgcgagtcttttgctcggactcgcgagtctttcacagGGACTCGCGGGCCCAGAAAAACACGCCCCTAAAGGGTaaaaaaagagttttttttttgtttctcacttcattttggtttttctttggccATAGCAGGTTAGAAAGGTTTGGAGGAGTAGAGGGACGAAGGAAAAATCAGCAAGAGAGATCTAGGTAAcgattttttctctttctttttttttttcatttgaatcatttcattgttttgaaactgaaaaaaatctttaaaaacaaggggatatgctgccaaatttttttctattttcttttctaagttatttcctcttttttttttcttgtttttgaatgctatttttcccaaatgattcattgtcattttttttgttgattttccattaaaccctgctgatttttttttttcatgttaaatcagcaaatggcaagttcaactccaagggcaaccccaaggtcaggaagacaaagagataaagcttggaaatatgggattgcaggaagcaaaaagggggagatcacttgcaccgaatgcacaaaatggatgactggtggaatcaatagattaaaataccaccttgcacaaatacctagatatggtgtggaggcatgccccaaatcaactcctgaaattattagagagatgaaggccattcttgctgagaatgatatgcataaggaagaaaggcaaaaaacaagagaagccatggcagctgcaatgaatcccacattgtccactttGGGTCCCATTGGTCACAGTCGGGGTTgtcagtcactttcatcttttggtgacaatgagggtgaggctagtggcactcctgttagatcagaccctaatttttttgtaccacgcaatgttccaagtgcacaaccttcacttgaaggtacaggatggaatagagagaagcatgaacaagcacggatagcagcttcaaacttttggttttacaataatctatctttcaatgtagcaaacaatgtgtattgggaaagttttgttaatgcatgtacagtggcaggtaaggggtttaaggccccaacaggtcatgacttcagtgggccattgctagagaaagctgtGCAAAATACACaaggtgtggttgatgatcagaaaaggtattggaagagaaaaggatgcaacattttatctgatggatggacagatggacggaataggactcttctcaacttcttggtggcttcaaatggtgcaatggtattcataaagtctgttgatgcctcaaatgaaataaaaaatgcagagactttgtgtaatctattggatggtgtggttcgggaagttggagttgagaatgttgtccaaattatcacggacaacgcagctgcatatgtatctgcaagtagaatgcttatggagaggcatccttcgattacatggagtccttgtgctgcacattgcttggacttggtgctagaggacattgggaagattggatgggtgaagaaggtggttgaagatgcaaaaagtgtcaccaaattcatctacaaccatacttgggtgcttgctttgatgagaaaacacacaaatggcaaggaccttgtgcgacctggagtgacacgatttgctagccacttcatcactttgcagagcattcttagtgccattcctcatcttaagcagatgtttgtgtcagatgcttggttggggtctgcatactccaaaagacctgaagcagagaagattgtgagcattgtttttgatgaagggttcaataaaagtggagaggagttgactgcggtaagtaacaaacacaaaagtaaagtttataactttatacaatcttgtctatttgctgattttattttttaggggttgattttgtactaatttaaaatttgttttaatttttttaggtgacagaacctttggtaagggttcttcgtatggtggatggagagggcatgccaatgggtttcatttatgaggccatggatagggccaaagaggccatttcacattactatcgtgtaaatacaagaaaatgtgaaatcctttggcgcatcattgatcgtaggtggacaaaccaactccaccaaccgatacatgccttcgcctactttttgaacccgaaattctacttctctgattcatttagggctgatgaggaggtcatggcaggtgttattacatgcattgataagatgacacctgatcctgagttgagagacaaggttcttgatgagttggaggtgagatttgacatttgcaattgctctatctttatttatgaattcggaaatgttcattattgaatttgagtttgacactttgactatctagtatctatttctgaatttggaaatgttcattgttcaagatctacaaaagtgcaaaggggagactcttctcatcacaactagcaattgataggagaggaaaacaacaaccaggtaaaaaatttagtaacttagttcaatagtgcaagaaaaaacctacaaacttgattgttacatttttttctcaattctaatatttctaaatgctttttgtagatttatggtgggagaattatggtgccggcacgcctaatcttcaaaagatagctatccgtgttttgtctcagccatgtagtgcttctgggtgtgaacgaaattggagtgtctttgagagcattcacacaaagaagagaaatagattgtcacaaaagcggctcaatgatctagtatttgttcggtacaaccttcgccttcgagttagacaggtggagggtgtttcacatgaggccattgacttggatgaaattgatccatatggtgattggaccatgaatgaacaaaatgatggtgatgatgtcctccttaccgaagaagaaattgcagaaatagagagaggagcagcacaagatgcagaaggagcaagattggatgaaatggaggatgaagatgaggacgaagatgaggatgatgatgaggactttgactttgaagaagaatcatctcaccatttagctaccacaacacccactgctactacttctagctcaaggcctgaaaaattgagctatattaggaaaaatacaaagaggaagatgtagtcttctctttggtttgttcattcacattgttgtttttcacatttggagttggacttggacatatcattatatgtaattttgtgaacatttatatacttatgctgccattatacattttagagttgaaagttgaaacttgaatatgctgccatgaatgatgaaatttcaaatattgcgtgtttgtagattatatgacatgtgtaatgtttcaattatggcacttatgttctctaaatgcattaatttctttatgttctttttgtaaaactacggtttttttttgccaagtctttgccgagtctttcgcgagtctttcacgagtccgagtctgagtccaaaattttggtttgccgagtccgaggcgagtcTGAGATTTTCAACTATGAGTCTACCTTGGTATCTCAGACCCTTCACTTGCAGCAGGAGGGACGGCATGCACATGGTTCGATTTTGCTCATTGGAGTCTCCTTGCTAGTGGCTATTGTTTGTTCCTTCATCGCCATATTCAAGCGATTCACTCCAGGTTCTTTGCCAATAAAattcattgtaatttcagtttgatatGCATAAAGTTTATGAGTACCATTAGTCCTCAGAAGTCTGACAATTagttattgttatcaatcaatGTGTTTGGGCTTGTAAAGTTATCATTGAGCTATCCTATGAATAAAGGATGAAGGAGTTAATGGATGCATCTTATATGACTAAATTCTGAGATTGTATGACAGCCATTTGACATAATGACAGCCAGTAGGCGTCCATGTTTGAGAGCTACTTTTGTCTTGCAACATTTCTAGGTTGGTCTAagtattttaatattttcatatttgcatttCAAAGTTTTTTGGTGAATGTTCTTTCATGAGGAATTAGTGTTTGATGTTCCTTATATTGAACTGAAACTAAGACTAGCAGACTGAGACTCTGTTAGCCAAGTGTTTGACGAAATATTTAGGCCAAAAAGATCAGAATTGACTAGGggcattacagtggtatcagagctatcgtCCTGCCATCCTATGATCAAAATTGTTGAATGAGTGCAAGGGAAGTAAAGTACTATAACAGGGAACATCAGAGACAGCAGTACCAAAACCCGCGAGTACCTAACGTAGACACATTATCAGCAGCATTGAGGGAAAGAGACGCTGGAAAAATGGCAGAAGATGACAAAGATGCTTGGGCAGAAAGGAAGTTTGACACCATGTTGGACATGATGTCAAGATTGTTGGGCAACATGGAGCAACAGTCCAACAACGACACCAATTTCCAAAGAAATGAAGTTGAACACAGCGGGAGCAATGAAAACATCAGAAATGTTGAAGGAGATAGGTCTGCCCAAAGGACTACTACTAGGGGATCAGCCTCTAGACCACTCTTCCCCACTTTCACACCAAGGGAAAACCCCCCTATAGTTGCTGCTACCACGTTTGGACATGAAGCAAGGCAAGCATACCAAGAGTATACTGAATTACCTGCTGATTTGAAGGACCAGTGGACCTTTGATCAATACATGAATCAAAGGAATAGAAGAGGAGGAGCTAGGAATGATCActacaatccatcaagaaatgattaTCAGCATACACTTGGTAAGATCACAATGCCTTATTATGATGGAAGCAATAAATGTACAGCTA is a genomic window of Cryptomeria japonica chromosome 7, Sugi_1.0, whole genome shotgun sequence containing:
- the LOC131857160 gene encoding uncharacterized protein LOC131857160, with protein sequence MVDGEGMPMGFIYEAMDRAKEAISHYYRVNTRKCEILWRIIDRRWTNQLHQPIHAFAYFLNPKFYFSDSFRADEEVMAGVITCIDKMTPDPELRDKVLDELEIYKSAKGRLFSSQLAIDRRGKQQPDLWWENYGAGTPNLQKIAIRVLSQPCSASGCERNWSVFESIHTKKRNRLSQKRLNDLVFVRYNLRLRVRQVEGVSHEAIDLDEIDPYGDWTMNEQNDGDDVLLTEEEIAEIERGAAQDAEGARLDEMEDEDEDEDEDDDEDFDFEEESSHHLATTTPTATTSSSRPEKLSYIRKNTKRKM